One Felis catus isolate Fca126 chromosome D2, F.catus_Fca126_mat1.0, whole genome shotgun sequence DNA window includes the following coding sequences:
- the PI4K2A gene encoding phosphatidylinositol 4-kinase type 2-alpha, with amino-acid sequence MDETSPLVSPERAQPPDYTFPSGSGAHFPQVPGGAVRVAAAAGPAPSPPGSPGHDRERQPLLDRARGAAAQGQTQTVAAQAQALAAQAAAAAHAAQAHRERNEFPEDPEFETVVRQAELAIERCIFPERIYQGSSGSYFVKDPQGKIIAVFKPKNEEPYGHLNPKWTKWLQKLCCPCCFGRDCLVLNQGYLSEAGASLVDQKLELNIVPRTKVVYLASDTFNYSAIDRVKSRGKRLALEKVPKVGQRFNRIGLPPKVGSFQLFVEGYKDADYWLRRFEAEPLPENTNRQLLLQFERLVVLDYIIRNTDRGNDNWLIKYDCPMDSSSSRDTDWVVVKEPVIKVAAIDNGLAFPLKHPDSWRAYPFYWAWLPQAKVPFSQEIKDLILPKISDPNFVKDLEEDLYELFKKDPGFDRGQFHKQIAVMRGQILNLTQALKDNKSPLHLVQMPPVIVETARSHQRSSSESYTQSFQSRKPFFSWW; translated from the exons ATGGACGAAACGAGCCCACTGGTGTCCCCCGAGCGGGCCCAACCCCCGGACTACACCTTCCCGTCCGGCTCGGGCGCTCACTTTCCGCAGGTGCCGGGGGGCGCGGTCCGagtggcggcggcggccggcCCGGCCCCCTCTCCGCCGGGCTCGCCAGGCCACGACCGGGAGCGGCAGCCACTGCTGGATCGGGCTCGGGGCGCGGCGGCCCAGGGCCAGACCCAAACCGTGGCGGCGCAGGCCCAAGCCCTGGCCGctcaggcggcggcggcggcgcacGCCGCGCAGGCCCACCGCGAGCGGAATGAGTTTCCGGAGGACCCCGAGTTCGAGACGGTGGTGCGGCAGGCGGAGCTGGCCATCGAACGCTGCATCTTCCCCGAGCGCATCTACCAGGGCTCCAGCGGAAGCTACTTCGTCAAGGACCCTCAGGGG aAGATCATTGCTGTCTTCAAACCCAAGAATGAAGAGCCATATGGGCACCTTAATCCTAAGTGGACCAAGTGGCTGCAGAAGCTATGCTGTCCCTGCTGCTTTGGCCGTGACTGCCTTGTCCTCAACCAGGGCTATCTGTCAGAGGCAGGGGCCAGTCTGGTGGACCAAAAACTGGAACTCAACATTGTGCCCCGTACAAAG GTAGTGTATCTGGCCAGCGATACCTTCAACTATAGTGCCATTGACCGAGTGAAGTCCAGGGGCAAGCGGCTTGCACTAGAGAAAGTGCCAAAAGTTGGGCAGCGGTTTAATCGCATCGGGCTACCGCCAAAG GTTGGTTCATTCCAGCTCTTTGTTGAAGGCTACAAAGACGCAGACTACTGGCTACGGCGTTTTGAAGCAGAACCTCTCCCTGAGAACACTAACCGGCAACTACTGCTGCAGTTCGAGCGGTTGGTGGTGCTGGACTACATCATCCGCAACACTG ATCGAGGCAATGACAACTGGCTGATTAAATATGACTGTCCAATGGATAGTTCTAGCTCTCGG GACACAGACTGGGTGGTGGTGAAGGAGCCTGTTATCAAGGTGGCTGCTATCGACAATGGGCTGGCTTTCCCTCTGAAACACCCTGACTCCTGGAGGGCAT atcCCTTTTACTGGGCCTGGTTGCCCCAGGCAAAAGTCCCGTTCTCTCAGGAGATCAAAGATCTGATTCTTCCAAAGATATCGGACCCTAACTTCGTCAAGGACTTGGAGGAGGACCTATATGAACTCTTCAAG AAAGATCCTGGTTTCGACAGGGGCCAGTTCCATAAGCAGATTGCTGTCATGCGAGGACAG ATCCTAAATCTGACCCAGGCCCTGAAAGACAACAAGAGTCCCCTGCACCTTGTCCAGATGCCACCCGTGATTGTCGAGACGGCCCGTTCCCACCAGCGGTCTTCTAGCGAGTCCTACACACAGAGCTTTCAGAGTCGGAAGCCCTTCTTTTCATGGTGGTAG
- the AVPI1 gene encoding arginine vasopressin-induced protein 1, translating to MGTPASVVSEPPPWQAPAEARGRKQATANIFQDAELLQIQGLFQRSGDQLAEERAQIIWECAGDHRVAEALRRLRRKRPPRPKPLGHSLHHCSRLRIPEPRAPLADPQSGATEMASGDQYLNSRRTSARIRRNWKKPGPTSYLHQIRH from the exons ATGGGAACGCCCGCCTCTGTGGTGAGCGAGCCGCCCCCCTGGCAGGCCCCGGCTGAGGCCCGGGGCCGCAAGCAGGCCACAGCCAACATCTTCCAGGATGCCGAGCTGCTGCAGATCCAGGGCCTGTTTCAGCGCAGTGGGGACCAGCTGGCCGAAGAGCGGGCACAGATCATCTGGGAGTGTGCGGGAGACCACCGTGTGGCAGAGGCCTTGAGGAGGCTGCGTAGGAAGAGGCCCCCCCGGCCAAAACCCCTGGGCCACTCACTGCACCACTGCAGCCGGCTCAG AATCCCCGAGCCCCGTGCTCCACTGGCCGACCCACAGAGTGGTGCCACAGAGATGGCCTCTGGCGATCAGTATCTGAACTCCAGGAGGACAAGTGCCAGGATCCGCCGGAACTGGAAGAAGCCAGGCCCCACAAGCTACCTCCATCAGATCAGACACTGa